The DNA sequence ACCTTGTATGAAAGTAGGCAAAATGAAATTCGCATACTTTCTATCTTTTACACAGCAAATGGATAACTCTGAAAGAATCAGAATAGAGTGATACCGAGTGACTTGTCGAGCATAGCTTCCAGTTCATCGAGTTTGGAGTCGATATTGGCGTTGGTCGCTTTATTTTTATGTTGCAATGCTTCAGCGGTCGACTGCAGGGCAATCATGGACAGGAAATCCTGCCGGTCGCGCGTGAGCAATGTTTTCTGATATTCGGCAATTTTATCATTGATATCCTTGGCGGCCTGGCGAACGTAGCCTTCTTCATCGGAGGACACCTTCAGTTTGTAGGGTCTTCCTGCTATTAATAGATTTATATTGAGTTGTTCTGCCATCTACTGTATCAATTTTGCCAAACAGTCGTCAATTTCTTCCATAAACTCTTTCAACTGTTGCTTGGTAACTGCTCTTTCCTTTTCGGATAAATGCACTTCTTTTGCTGCTTTTATATATTGTATCTGTTCGTTTAAACTTTCTTTTTCTTTATTTAGTTCATTAATCTTGTTTTCCAACTGCAGAATTTTATGCTGAAAAGCAGCCTGCTGCTCCTCCAACTTTTGATTCTTGTCTAAAATTAGCTGAATTTTTTTAAAAATCCGCTCCCATTTTTCATCAATTTTTGCCATATTAACGAATTACAGCGTTTAATTGTGATTTGTATTGCTCCATCAACTTATTCATAACACCATCAATATCAACATCCTGTAGTGTCTTTGCATCATCCCTGAAGGTAAAACTTACGGCATACGATTTATTGTCTTTGCCCATTTTTTCATCTTCATAGATATCAAACAACTCAATATTACGCAAAATTTTCTTTCCAAATTTCTCTGCGATGGATTTTACCTCGGCAAATTTCACTTTTTTATCCAATAAAAGTGCTAAATCGCGTTTAACAGAAGGATACTTGGCTATTTCGCGGTAAAAAGTGCTGACCTTAGCAGCTGCAGCCAAGACGGCATCCCAGTTAAAATCCGCAAAATAAACCTCCTGTTTAATATCCATCAGTTTAGCATGTGGAGATTGTACTTTTCCAAACTCAACCAGTTTGGCTCCTTTTCTGTACACCAACGAATAATCGAACACATCCGATAATTCATTATCCGCTGATTCCACATCCATAATCCCCAATTTGGCCAAAACGGTATCCACGATGGATTTCAGGAAGTAGAAATCAGATTTCCTGGAAGTGGTGGTCCAGTTGGAAGCGCCGGTATTGCCGGAAACGAAGATTGCCAGATGGTTCTCTTCCTTGTATTGTTTCAAACCGCTTCCCTCATTTTCAGAATTGTTATTGCGATGATAAGTCTTTCCAAACTCAAATAATTTGATGTTGGAATTCTTGTGGTTGATATTATGCGCCACGCTTTCCAGACCGGTAAACAGCATATTATTACGCAAAACATCCAACTCTACATTAATGGAGCTCAATAACTTAACACATGAATCTGAAGTGGTACTTAAAGATGACTGGAATTTTGATTTAGTGACAGAATTGTTCATCATCTCAAAAAAACCCAGATTCACCAGCAAGTCAGCGGTTTTATTATACTGCTTATCCGCATCAAATGGCTTGGAGAAATTGACAGATGCATTCAACCTGGTCGGAATAGGAATGTTATTTACTCCATAAATGCGTATAACCTCCTCAATCACATCAGCTTCCCGTCTGACATCCGTGCGGTAAGGCGGCACCAATACGGTCCATATATCCTCTTTCTTCTCCTCTACTTTGATGTCCAGCAATCCCAAAATACGTTCGGTATCCTCCCCGGAAATAGCCACACCTGTTAAGCGCTTTAGATTCGTAAGAGACAATTCAACATTCAAGTAAGTGTTTGCAGATTTAGATTTATATGATTGTCTGTCAAATAC is a window from the Sphingobacteriales bacterium genome containing:
- a CDS encoding phenylalanine--tRNA ligase subunit beta, with the protein product MTISLNWLKQYIDIELSNDELKDLLTDIGLEVESIEPFESVKGGLKGLVVGHVLEREKHPDADKLSVCLVDVGTETLQIVCGAPNVAAGQKVIVALVGARLFPATGEPFDIKKAKIRGVESSGMICAEDEIGLGSSHDGILVLDESAEAGSSVADLFGIENDTVIEIGLTPNRTDAFSHVGVARDLAAAISFRKRTECKVKIPEFSTSYLKSDTSFEIEVKNEEACPRYAGVVIQDIKVEESPSWLKNRLKAIGQKPINNVVDITNFVLHEFGQPLHAFDLSAINGNKILVQNLPAKTRFITLDNNTIELHEEDLMICDGEGNGMCMGGVYGSATSGVKNTTTAIFLESAYFDPKTIRRTSTRHGLRTEAATHFEKGVDPALTVQALMRAAHLIQDISGGKIISEVFDRQSYKSKSANTYLNVELSLTNLKRLTGVAISGEDTERILGLLDIKVEEKKEDIWTVLVPPYRTDVRREADVIEEVIRIYGVNNIPIPTRLNASVNFSKPFDADKQYNKTADLLVNLGFFEMMNNSVTKSKFQSSLSTTSDSCVKLLSSINVELDVLRNNMLFTGLESVAHNINHKNSNIKLFEFGKTYHRNNNSENEGSGLKQYKEENHLAIFVSGNTGASNWTTTSRKSDFYFLKSIVDTVLAKLGIMDVESADNELSDVFDYSLVYRKGAKLVEFGKVQSPHAKLMDIKQEVYFADFNWDAVLAAAAKVSTFYREIAKYPSVKRDLALLLDKKVKFAEVKSIAEKFGKKILRNIELFDIYEDEKMGKDNKSYAVSFTFRDDAKTLQDVDIDGVMNKLMEQYKSQLNAVIR
- a CDS encoding cell division protein ZapA produces the protein MAEQLNINLLIAGRPYKLKVSSDEEGYVRQAAKDINDKIAEYQKTLLTRDRQDFLSMIALQSTAEALQHKNKATNANIDSKLDELEAMLDKSLGITLF